Sequence from the Thiohalospira halophila DSM 15071 genome:
GGACCGCCTACGCGCCCACCGCGACGAGGCGGAGGAGGGCAACGGCCCCGCCCGCCTGCTCCCCGCCGCCGACCCCGCCAACGCCTGGGGCCAGCTCCTGCCCTGGCCGGCCGTGAGCCCCGGCGGAAGCCGCCCCCGCCGCGGCGCCGGGGACTGGGTGGTCACCGTCGCCGGCCATCCGGTCCTCTTCGTCGGCGGGGGCGGCAAGCGGATCACCACCTTCGATGAGGCCACCGGCGACGGCGAGGCCCTGGAGGCGGCCGCCGCCGCCCTGGCCGGCCTCACCGGCCGCGGCCGCCTGCTCACCGTCGAACGCATCGACGGCGAACCGGCCCGGGAATCCGGACACGCCCCCGCCTTCCGCAGCGCCGGCTTCTCACCGGACTACCGGGGGCTGGTTTGGGAGTCCTCGCCCCGCTGAGGGGCCGAAGAAGTCGAAAGCCGGCTAGTAGTGCAACCGCACCTGGGCAATCAGCAGGGCATCCCCGTCCACCTTGTAGACCAGGCGATGCTCTTCATTGATCCGCCGGGACCAGTAGCCGGATAGGGCGTGCCGGAGGGGTTCGGGCTTGCCGATCCCCGCGTACGGCTCGCGCTGGATGGCCTTGATGAGTTCGTTGATGCGCTTGAGGGTGCGACGGTCCGTGCGCTGCCAGTAAAGGTAGTCCTCCCAGGCTCGTTCGGAGAAGATGAGCCTCATTCCTCCAGGCTCCGCTCCTCACCACCCCCCTGCTCGAGTTCGGCGATGGATTCCAGCAGTCGACGGGCATTCTCCGGCGACCGCAGGAGGTAGGCCGTCTCCTCCAGGGCCTCGTAGTCCTCCTGGGCCATCATGACCACCGAGCCGGCGCCCTTGCGGGTGATAATGACCGGTGCGTGGTCCTCGCAGACCTGTTCCATGGTGCGCGCGAGATTGGTACGCGCGGCGGTATAGCTGATGGCATCCATGACGGCCACTCCAGAATGTACATGTACAGAATATTGTACGCTAAAGTGCCACCGCTACCACCCCGCGGAGTGCTAGGCTGACCTCATGCATCCGTCACGGGAACGCTACCTCCTCGGCATCGACCTCGCCGGCCCGGCCGCCCCGCAGCGTACCGGGGTGGCGCTCTTTGCCGCGGAGGGCGAGGGGATGCGCCGCCTCCCGGCGGGGTGCGACGGCTCCGACGAGGGGCTGCGCGTCCGGGTGGCCGAACGGGCGGAGGAGGCGCCGGTGGTGGTGGGGATCGATGCGCCGCTCTCCTACCAGCCCGGCGGCGGGCAGCGAGAGGCGGACGCGGAGCTGCGCCGGGTCATCCAGGCGTGCGGGATGCATCCGGGATCGGTGATCCCGCCCACGGCGCCGCGCATGGTCTACGTCACCCTGCGCGGGGTGGCCCTGGCCCACGCCCTCACCACCATCGACGCCGCCCATCCGGTTCGCGTGGTGGAGGTCCACCCCGGCGCCACGCTCTGCCTGCGGGGCGCACCGCTGGCGGCCATTCGCGCCTTCGCCACGGAGACCGCCGCCCGGGCCGAGCTCCTGCAATGGCTGACAGAGTACGGGATCGACGGCCTGGACCCGACGGCCACGGAGTCCGACCACGACGTGGCCGCCTGCGCCGCCGCCCTGGGCGCCCGGGACTGGTTCGCGGGCCGGCCCCGGTGGCTCCACCCGGCCCGACCGCCCTGGCACCCCTTCGACTTCGCCTGCTGATCTTCAGAGGGAGCGCGAAAACTCGGCCAGGCGGTCGGCAGTCACGACCAACCCCTGGGCATCCGCCCGGATTGCCGCCGCCAGGACGTGGGCATCATCGGGGTCCGGCGGCGAAGAGGCCGCTTACCGCCAGCCGGAGGAGGAAATCCCGCAGCGGTGCCGGATAGAGCACACAGGCGTCATAGACGACCACATACGCCATTCAATAGCCCATATC
This genomic interval carries:
- a CDS encoding Txe/YoeB family addiction module toxin — translated: MRLIFSERAWEDYLYWQRTDRRTLKRINELIKAIQREPYAGIGKPEPLRHALSGYWSRRINEEHRLVYKVDGDALLIAQVRLHY
- a CDS encoding type II toxin-antitoxin system Phd/YefM family antitoxin, whose protein sequence is MDAISYTAARTNLARTMEQVCEDHAPVIITRKGAGSVVMMAQEDYEALEETAYLLRSPENARRLLESIAELEQGGGEERSLEE
- a CDS encoding DUF429 domain-containing protein, which codes for MHPSRERYLLGIDLAGPAAPQRTGVALFAAEGEGMRRLPAGCDGSDEGLRVRVAERAEEAPVVVGIDAPLSYQPGGGQREADAELRRVIQACGMHPGSVIPPTAPRMVYVTLRGVALAHALTTIDAAHPVRVVEVHPGATLCLRGAPLAAIRAFATETAARAELLQWLTEYGIDGLDPTATESDHDVAACAAALGARDWFAGRPRWLHPARPPWHPFDFAC